The genomic interval TTCGCGCTGAAACATCTTCAGATCTGCGGGGATATGCCAGGGGATCCGGTTGGCTTTGCCGATGGCCCCGTTGCGGGCGCGGGCGACGATCAGGGTCAACATGGGCCTAGACCGCGACCGGAGCCTTGATGCCAGGCGCAGGGTCGTAATCCAGCACGCGGAAATCGTCGAATTTGAAGTCGAAGATTGAATCGACCTTGCGGGTCAGTTCCAGCCGGGGCAGCGGGCGCGGGTCGCGCTGCAATTGCGTGTGAACCTGGTCCATGTGGTTCAGATAGATATGTGCATCGCCCATCGTATGGATGAAATCGCCGGGCTCATAGCCGGTGACATGGGCCAGCATCGTCTGCAGCAATGCATAGGAGGCGATGTTGAAGGGCACGCCCAGAAACATATCGGCCGAGCGCTGATACAGCTGCAGATGCAGTTTCCGTCCGGCAATGCGGACCTGCCACAGCGTGTGACAGGGCGGCAGGGCCATGCGGTCGATATCGCCGGGATTCCAGGCCGTCACGATCAGCCGACGGCTGTCGGGCGTCTTGCGGATCGCCTCGACCAGATTGGCGATCTGGTCGATCTCGCCGATCCGGGGCGCCTCGTCCTGGACGCGCTGGATCGTCGGGAAATGGCGCCATTGATGGCCGTAGACCGGGCCCAGATCACCCGTCTCATCGGCCCATTCATCCCAGATCGAGACGCCATTCTGCTTCAGGTAGCCGATATTCGTATCGCCCGAGAGAAACCACAGAAGTTCGTGAATGATCGAGCGCAGATGCAGTTTCTTGGTCGTCACCAGCGGAAAACCATCGGCCAGAGGATAGCGGCACTGCATCCCGAAATGCGAGACGGTGCCCGTACCCGTGCGATCGGTCGATTCGACGCCCTCATCCAGCACCATG from Paracoccus fistulariae carries:
- a CDS encoding thymidylate synthase; this encodes MKQYLDALRMVLDEGVESTDRTGTGTVSHFGMQCRYPLADGFPLVTTKKLHLRSIIHELLWFLSGDTNIGYLKQNGVSIWDEWADETGDLGPVYGHQWRHFPTIQRVQDEAPRIGEIDQIANLVEAIRKTPDSRRLIVTAWNPGDIDRMALPPCHTLWQVRIAGRKLHLQLYQRSADMFLGVPFNIASYALLQTMLAHVTGYEPGDFIHTMGDAHIYLNHMDQVHTQLQRDPRPLPRLELTRKVDSIFDFKFDDFRVLDYDPAPGIKAPVAV